One Gemmatimonadales bacterium genomic window carries:
- a CDS encoding threonine/serine dehydratase, with translation MTRIDLANLQEARAGLAGVAERTPLIPLPLAPPHDVRLKAENLQPIGAFKIRGAWTALRRLDPDARSRGVVTSSSGNHGLGVAFAAQRLGIRAVVVMPESAPAVKVDGVRRLGAQVVLKGKTRGPEQTAEAERFVAEDGLVMIPPFDHPDVIAGQGTLGLELLDQWPDVRTILVPIGGGGLLAGVCSAVRAAQANVRVIAVEPAAIPKLSAAMSADRPTTLSDGASLADGLLTKSVGALTFPIIRATVSRVIGVTDDQLRDAMRWLGEHDLRVEPSGSATTAAVLSGQYVVDGPTALVCTGGNVDPARYQELTA, from the coding sequence GTGACCCGGATCGATCTCGCCAACCTGCAGGAAGCGCGCGCCGGTCTCGCTGGCGTCGCCGAGCGCACGCCGCTCATTCCGCTCCCGTTGGCACCGCCACATGACGTGCGGCTCAAGGCCGAGAACCTGCAGCCGATCGGCGCCTTCAAGATCCGTGGCGCATGGACCGCGCTGCGCCGGCTCGACCCCGACGCGCGCAGTCGCGGCGTCGTGACCTCATCAAGCGGCAACCACGGTCTCGGTGTCGCGTTCGCCGCGCAACGCCTCGGCATCCGCGCCGTGGTGGTGATGCCGGAATCGGCACCCGCCGTGAAGGTCGACGGCGTTCGCAGGCTCGGCGCCCAGGTCGTGCTCAAGGGAAAGACGCGCGGTCCCGAACAGACGGCTGAGGCGGAACGCTTCGTCGCCGAGGATGGGCTCGTGATGATTCCGCCGTTCGATCACCCGGATGTGATCGCAGGCCAGGGAACGCTCGGCCTCGAGCTCCTCGACCAGTGGCCCGATGTCCGCACCATCCTGGTACCGATCGGCGGCGGCGGCCTGCTCGCGGGTGTCTGCTCCGCGGTGCGCGCCGCTCAGGCCAATGTCCGGGTGATCGCCGTCGAGCCTGCGGCGATTCCCAAGCTCTCGGCGGCGATGTCGGCCGACCGGCCGACCACCCTGAGCGATGGCGCCAGTCTCGCCGACGGCCTGCTCACCAAGTCGGTCGGCGCGCTGACCTTTCCGATCATACGCGCCACCGTGAGCCGCGTGATCGGCGTCACCGACGACCAGCTTCGTGACGCGATGCGCTGGCTCGGCGAGCACGACCTCCGCGTCGAGCCATCGGGATCGGCCACCACCGCAGCGGTACTCTCCGGCCAGTATGTGGTGGATGGACCGACGGCGCTGGTCTGCACCGGCGGCAACGTCGATCCGGCGCGGTATCAGGAGCTCACCGCCC